A single region of the Streptomyces sp. NBC_01803 genome encodes:
- a CDS encoding IPT/TIG domain-containing protein: MPVSPNQGSSGGGQTVAITGTNLSGATAVHFGSKPAAITANTATSVTVTTPSGSGTVPVTVTTPGGTSNPLPFFYVGAPFKSTLSPAAGVTAGGNTVTINGTGLSTATAVNFGANAATPTVVSDGQLTVTVPAGAAASPVGVTVTTAGGTNNGLSYTYVDTPTIGTLAPNSGPASGGTVVTISGTGFSTTQSVTFGATPAPLTIVNDTTLSVVTPPTPDGAPGPSDVRVTTTGGVALAAAGFTYLATPGI, from the coding sequence ATGCCTGTCTCCCCGAACCAGGGATCCTCCGGCGGCGGTCAGACCGTCGCGATCACCGGCACCAACCTGTCCGGCGCCACCGCCGTCCACTTCGGGTCCAAGCCGGCCGCCATCACCGCCAACACGGCCACCTCGGTCACGGTGACCACCCCGTCCGGCAGCGGAACGGTCCCCGTGACCGTGACCACTCCCGGCGGCACCAGCAACCCGCTGCCGTTCTTCTACGTCGGCGCACCGTTCAAGTCCACGCTCAGCCCTGCCGCTGGTGTCACCGCCGGCGGCAACACCGTCACCATCAACGGCACAGGGCTGTCCACCGCGACCGCGGTGAACTTCGGTGCCAACGCCGCGACGCCGACCGTAGTCAGCGACGGTCAGCTGACCGTCACTGTCCCGGCGGGTGCCGCGGCCAGCCCGGTGGGCGTGACCGTGACCACGGCGGGCGGCACCAACAACGGCCTGTCGTACACCTACGTCGACACGCCCACCATCGGAACGCTCGCGCCCAACTCCGGTCCGGCTTCCGGCGGGACCGTGGTGACCATCTCCGGCACCGGTTTCAGCACGACCCAGTCGGTCACCTTCGGCGCCACCCCCGCACCGTTGACGATCGTCAACGACACCACCTTGTCCGTCGTCACCCCGCCCACCCCCGACGGCGCTCCCGGACCTTCCGACGTGAGGGTGACGACCACCGGTGGCGTCGCCCTGGCCGCTGCCGGTTTCACCTACCTCGCCACTCCCGGAATCTGA
- a CDS encoding IS5 family transposase (programmed frameshift) — MVERLVPDELWELFQRVAPEAPTRPQGGGRRRHGDREVLAAIVFVATSGCTWQQLPSASFGPSGATAHRRFAEWTKARVWAKLHRLVLDELGARGELDWSRCAIDSVNMRAVKGDLTGPNPVDRGKYGSKVHLITDRNGLPLSVGISGANVHDSQALIPLVKGIPPIRSRRGPRRRRPAKLHADKGYDYAHLRRWLAGRGIRHRIARKGVETPQRLGRHRWTIERTIAWLTGCRRLHRRYERKADHFLAFTSIACTLICYRRLTK, encoded by the exons ATCGTGGAGCGGTTGGTGCCGGACGAGTTGTGGGAGTTGTTCCAGCGGGTGGCGCCGGAGGCGCCGACGCGGCCGCAGGGTGGTGGTCGGCGTCGGCACGGTGACCGGGAGGTGCTGGCCGCGATCGTGTTCGTGGCCACGTCGGGGTGCACGTGGCAGCAGTTGCCGTCCGCGTCGTTCGGGCCGTCGGGCGCGACGGCTCACCGGCGTTTCGCCGAATGGACGAAGGCCCGGGTGTGGGCCAAGCTGCACCGCCTGGTCCTGGACGAGCTGGGAGCCCGCGGCGAGCTGGACTGGTCCCGCTGTGCGATCGACTCGGTGAACATGCGGGCGGTG AAGGGGGACCTGACAGGTCCGAATCCTGTGGACCGGGGCAAGTACGGGTCGAAGGTCCACCTGATCACCGACCGGAACGGTCTGCCCCTGTCCGTCGGCATCTCGGGCGCCAACGTGCACGACAGCCAGGCCCTGATCCCCCTGGTGAAGGGCATACCGCCCATCCGCTCCCGCCGGGGACCCAGGCGGCGACGGCCGGCCAAGCTCCACGCCGACAAGGGCTACGACTATGCGCACCTGCGGCGATGGCTAGCCGGACGGGGTATCCGGCACCGCATCGCCCGCAAGGGCGTCGAGACCCCACAACGACTGGGCCGCCACCGCTGGACCATCGAACGCACCATCGCCTGGCTCACCGGCTGCCGCCGACTCCACCGCCGCTACGAACGCAAAGCCGACCACTTCCTGGCCTTCACGAGCATCGCCTGCACCCTCATCTGCTACCGCAGACTCACCAAATGA